A DNA window from Rhizobium sp. NXC14 contains the following coding sequences:
- a CDS encoding Gfo/Idh/MocA family oxidoreductase, giving the protein MSEVKVAVLGASGWMGKVHTMAYQTFQHFFGVSGGTARIVALVDSNPDVAQDIGNRAPGARIYQDWKLAVTDPEVDLIDICLPDHLHYPVAKAALLAGKHVYCEKPLANTADEARELAEIAKEKGGITRVGHAFPRNPVHDLAKEIIESGEIGEIKLFRGCQHVDMYGDPTAPYMWRADGKLAPTGIVGDTGSHIFSFMDFLVGRVSSLIADNLIVTPRRPIVEGLAYGEQVKLSGNEAWADITNPDATNLLCRFENGAAGIVDFSRVATGRKFMQTYEIYGTKGSIAYTYDEINRLRFYSNDDSTGRRGFREIDVGPENPTFRAFLPLPNFGIGYNESKIIEVAEVIRSIVANKPMWPTFDTGYHICQIVDACMESSRQRRWVDIPLN; this is encoded by the coding sequence ATGTCTGAAGTGAAAGTTGCAGTGCTTGGCGCCTCGGGCTGGATGGGAAAGGTCCACACGATGGCCTATCAAACCTTTCAGCACTTCTTCGGCGTGTCGGGCGGAACGGCGCGGATCGTGGCGCTTGTCGACAGCAACCCTGACGTAGCGCAGGATATCGGCAACAGGGCGCCGGGGGCCAGGATCTACCAGGATTGGAAGCTGGCGGTCACCGATCCCGAAGTCGATCTGATCGATATCTGTCTGCCCGACCATCTTCACTATCCGGTGGCCAAGGCCGCGCTGCTGGCCGGCAAACATGTCTATTGCGAGAAGCCGCTGGCAAACACCGCCGATGAAGCGCGGGAGCTGGCCGAGATCGCTAAAGAGAAGGGGGGCATTACACGTGTCGGACACGCGTTTCCCCGAAACCCCGTTCATGATTTGGCGAAAGAGATCATCGAATCCGGTGAAATCGGCGAGATAAAGCTGTTTCGCGGCTGCCAGCATGTCGACATGTATGGGGATCCCACAGCGCCCTACATGTGGCGTGCCGATGGCAAGCTCGCGCCGACCGGGATCGTCGGCGACACCGGTTCGCACATCTTCAGCTTCATGGATTTCCTCGTTGGCCGCGTCAGCTCCCTGATCGCCGACAATCTCATCGTCACCCCGCGCCGGCCGATCGTCGAGGGGCTTGCCTATGGGGAGCAGGTGAAACTTTCAGGCAACGAGGCCTGGGCCGATATCACCAATCCCGACGCGACGAACCTGCTGTGCCGGTTCGAAAACGGCGCCGCCGGCATCGTCGACTTCAGCCGCGTCGCCACCGGCCGCAAATTCATGCAGACCTATGAAATCTACGGAACGAAGGGCAGCATCGCCTATACCTATGACGAGATTAACCGGCTGCGTTTTTACTCCAACGACGACAGCACGGGACGCCGGGGCTTTCGCGAGATCGACGTCGGTCCTGAGAACCCCACCTTCAGGGCCTTCCTTCCGCTGCCGAATTTCGGCATTGGCTACAATGAAAGCAAGATCATCGAGGTGGCGGAGGTGATCCGATCGATTGTCGCAAACAAACCGATGTGGCCGACATTCGATACCGGCTACCATATCTGCCAGATCGTCGACGCATGCATGGAGTCCTCCCGGCAGCGACGCTGGGTGGATATCCCGCTCAATTGA
- a CDS encoding exodeoxyribonuclease III, which translates to MKIATYNVNGINGRLNNLLRWLKEDAPDIACLQELKTDDATFPRKEVERAGYGAVWHGQRSWNGVAILAKDKIPILTRRGLPGDPDDTHSRYIEAVIEGMLIGCLYLPNGNPFPSAKFEYKLRWFRRLHAYAAELLEIEVPSILAGDFNVMRRRSTYTSRSAGETMRFSGPKSAKPMPGSSLKAGRTPSGICIPTSASTPSGNIGGTVSSATPGFGSTTFSSARRWRRGFDRRPSGASRGAGSIRATTHPS; encoded by the coding sequence ATGAAAATTGCAACCTACAATGTCAACGGCATCAACGGGCGACTGAACAACCTGCTCCGCTGGCTGAAGGAGGATGCCCCCGATATCGCCTGCCTTCAGGAACTGAAAACCGACGACGCCACGTTTCCGCGAAAGGAGGTCGAACGGGCCGGCTACGGCGCCGTCTGGCACGGGCAGCGATCCTGGAACGGCGTCGCCATCCTGGCAAAGGACAAGATACCGATACTGACCCGGCGCGGTCTTCCGGGCGATCCTGACGATACCCACAGCCGATATATCGAAGCCGTCATCGAGGGCATGCTGATCGGATGCCTGTATCTGCCGAACGGCAATCCTTTTCCCAGCGCCAAGTTCGAATACAAGCTTCGCTGGTTCCGTCGCCTGCACGCCTATGCCGCCGAACTGCTCGAAATCGAGGTGCCTTCCATCCTTGCCGGCGATTTCAACGTCATGCGACGGAGATCGACGTATACAAGCCGGAGCGCTGGCGAGACGATGCGCTTTTCAGGCCCGAAGTCCGCAAAGCCTATGCCCGGCTCGTCTCTCAAGGCTGGACGGACGCCATCAGGCATCTGCATCCCGACGAGCGCATCTACACCTTCTGGAAATATTGGCGGAACAGTTTCGAGCGCGACGCCGGGCTTCGGATCGACCACTTTCTCCTCAGCCCGACGGTGGCGCCGTGGCTTCGATCGGCGACCGTCCGGCGCAAGCCGCGGGGCTGGGAGCATACGAGCGACCACGCACCCGTCATGA
- a CDS encoding GMC family oxidoreductase N-terminal domain-containing protein: MGFDYIITGAGPAGCVLASRLSEDPDVKVLLLEAGGGDWNPLFHMPAGFAKMTKGVASWGWETVPQKHMKDRVLRYTQAKIIGGGSSINAQLYTRGNAADYDLWASEDGCEGWDYRSILPYFKRAEDNQRFADDYHAYGGPLGVSMPAAPLPICDAYIRAGQELGIPYNHDFNGRQQAGVGFYQLTQRNRRRSSASFAYLSPIKNRKNLMIRTGARVVRIMLEAGRAVGVEIATGHGLEVVRAEREVLVSSGAIGSPKLLLQSGIGPADHLTSVGVRPLHDLPGVGGNLQDHLDLFVIAECTGNHTYDGVAKLHRTLWAGIQYVLFRTGPVASSLFETGGFWYADPDARSPDIQFHLGLGSGIEAGVERLKNAGVTLNSAYLHPRSRGTVRLSSADPGAAPLIDPNYWSDPHDRKMSLEGLKIAREIMQQAALKPYVMAERLPGPKVVTDEQLFDYGCANAKTDHHPVGTCKMGTGSDAVVGLDLKVHGLEGLRVCDSSVMPRVPSCNTNAPTIMVGEKGSDLIRGLPALPSAIFAHERNDTRPRARAEIR; this comes from the coding sequence CGATGTAAAGGTACTGCTGCTGGAGGCGGGCGGAGGCGACTGGAATCCTCTTTTCCACATGCCCGCCGGCTTCGCCAAGATGACCAAGGGCGTCGCCAGCTGGGGATGGGAAACCGTTCCCCAAAAGCACATGAAGGACAGAGTACTTCGCTATACCCAGGCAAAGATCATCGGCGGCGGCTCGTCGATCAATGCGCAGCTCTACACCCGCGGAAACGCAGCTGATTATGATCTCTGGGCCAGTGAAGACGGTTGCGAGGGTTGGGACTACCGTTCGATCCTGCCCTATTTCAAACGTGCCGAGGACAATCAACGTTTCGCCGACGACTACCACGCCTATGGCGGTCCGCTGGGTGTCTCCATGCCGGCTGCACCGTTACCGATCTGCGACGCCTATATTCGCGCGGGGCAGGAGCTCGGCATACCCTATAATCACGACTTCAACGGCCGCCAGCAGGCCGGCGTCGGATTTTATCAGCTCACCCAGCGCAACCGCCGCCGGTCATCGGCATCGTTTGCCTATCTCTCGCCAATCAAAAACCGAAAGAATCTGATGATCCGGACGGGCGCGCGCGTCGTCCGCATCATGCTGGAGGCGGGCCGCGCGGTCGGCGTCGAGATCGCGACCGGACACGGTCTGGAGGTCGTGCGGGCTGAACGCGAAGTCCTCGTCTCGTCAGGCGCGATCGGATCGCCGAAGCTCCTGTTGCAGTCCGGGATAGGGCCGGCCGACCATTTGACCTCGGTTGGCGTCAGGCCCCTCCACGATCTGCCCGGCGTCGGCGGCAATCTTCAGGACCATCTCGATCTCTTCGTTATCGCCGAATGCACCGGCAATCACACCTATGACGGCGTCGCGAAGCTCCACCGGACACTGTGGGCCGGAATTCAATATGTTCTCTTCCGCACCGGTCCGGTCGCCTCGTCACTGTTCGAGACCGGCGGCTTCTGGTATGCCGATCCCGACGCACGGTCTCCCGATATTCAGTTCCACCTCGGCCTCGGTTCTGGCATCGAAGCAGGCGTCGAGCGGCTCAAGAACGCCGGGGTCACGCTCAACTCGGCCTATCTGCATCCGCGCTCGCGAGGGACGGTGCGTCTCTCATCCGCCGATCCGGGTGCGGCTCCCTTGATCGATCCCAACTACTGGTCCGATCCTCACGATAGGAAGATGTCGCTGGAGGGGCTCAAGATCGCCCGCGAAATCATGCAGCAGGCGGCGCTGAAACCCTATGTCATGGCCGAAAGGCTTCCCGGGCCGAAGGTCGTGACCGACGAGCAGCTTTTCGACTATGGCTGCGCCAATGCCAAGACCGACCATCATCCGGTGGGCACCTGCAAGATGGGAACCGGGTCCGACGCGGTTGTCGGGCTCGATCTCAAGGTGCACGGCCTGGAAGGCCTGAGGGTCTGCGATTCCTCCGTCATGCCGCGCGTGCCGTCATGCAACACCAACGCGCCGACGATCATGGTCGGCGAAAAAGGATCGGACCTCATCCGGGGCCTGCCTGCGCTGCCGTCGGCGATCTTCGCCCATGAGCGCAATGATACGAGGCCGCGGGCCCGCGCCGAGATCCGCTAA
- a CDS encoding DUF1236 domain-containing protein translates to MLFKLIAGAATAMTLMSGVAFAQSSTVNGAAGGAITGAIVGGPAGAAIGGVAGAVVGTAIDPPPQKVVTYVREAPAPSARVVVKEKVVVGQPLPETVVVTPVPDDPKYAYAVVNDERVIVEPSSRKVIQVIK, encoded by the coding sequence ATGCTCTTCAAGCTTATTGCAGGCGCGGCAACTGCCATGACCCTGATGTCAGGTGTCGCATTCGCCCAGTCCTCGACCGTGAATGGTGCAGCTGGTGGCGCAATCACCGGAGCTATCGTTGGTGGTCCGGCCGGTGCTGCTATCGGCGGCGTTGCCGGTGCAGTCGTCGGCACGGCGATCGATCCGCCGCCGCAAAAGGTCGTCACCTATGTCCGCGAGGCTCCGGCACCGTCGGCACGGGTGGTCGTGAAGGAAAAGGTGGTCGTCGGCCAGCCCCTGCCGGAAACGGTCGTCGTGACCCCAGTTCCGGACGATCCGAAATATGCCTACGCGGTGGTCAATGACGAGCGTGTCATTGTCGAACCCTCGTCCCGCAAGGTGATTCAGGTGATCAAGTGA
- a CDS encoding response regulator transcription factor yields the protein MTPITVGVVDDHPLFREGVTRSLSEMSDFVVIGEGANSEDAAMIASNNRPDIMLLDVSMPGGGLAAIGDVLALSPTTKVLMLTVSEEVDTLLGALQQGAMGYVLKGVGSRGLAEAIKTVLSGSRYVSPTMSAKAMENSLHNGNSDKNSLTPREREVMDLVAQGLSNKHIGLRLNLQEKTVKHHMTQILSKLGASNRTEAALQWRERR from the coding sequence ATGACACCAATCACCGTCGGCGTCGTGGACGACCACCCGCTTTTTCGCGAGGGCGTAACGCGCAGCTTGTCGGAGATGAGCGACTTCGTGGTCATTGGCGAAGGGGCCAACAGCGAAGACGCTGCCATGATCGCTTCAAACAACCGTCCCGACATCATGCTCCTCGATGTCTCGATGCCCGGCGGCGGATTGGCTGCGATCGGCGACGTCCTCGCGCTCAGCCCGACGACGAAAGTGCTGATGTTGACGGTATCCGAGGAGGTGGACACGCTGCTCGGAGCCCTGCAGCAGGGCGCGATGGGCTACGTTCTCAAAGGTGTCGGTTCCCGCGGTCTCGCCGAAGCGATTAAAACCGTCCTCAGCGGATCGCGATATGTCTCCCCGACGATGTCGGCGAAGGCGATGGAAAATTCGCTACATAACGGAAACTCCGACAAGAACAGTCTGACGCCAAGGGAGCGCGAGGTGATGGATCTCGTCGCCCAAGGTCTGTCAAACAAGCATATCGGCCTGCGCCTGAACCTCCAGGAAAAAACCGTGAAGCACCATATGACCCAGATCCTGAGCAAGCTCGGCGCCTCGAACAGGACCGAGGCGGCCCTGCAATGGCGCGAACGGCGATAG
- a CDS encoding BA14K family protein has protein sequence MNGIATVAFGIVSSVGACMAAASVASHVVADSEPRAFTDLAAPDLWTTSPVKVDPHRQHYERIPPVYSSYVTEAPTTTVPRVASQRARPWTEPQKLRPEFAAEHLAWCAQRYRSFDPATNSYRSYSGRTRECSSPFQQDIAESHEGGGPKVNAQAAARCAARYRSYRPEDNTYQPWEGPRRSCDMSDLVATSN, from the coding sequence ATGAATGGCATTGCGACGGTCGCCTTCGGCATCGTCAGCTCGGTTGGCGCCTGCATGGCAGCGGCATCCGTTGCCTCGCATGTTGTGGCGGATTCCGAACCGCGCGCGTTCACGGACCTTGCGGCCCCCGATCTGTGGACGACGAGTCCGGTGAAGGTCGATCCCCATCGGCAGCATTATGAACGAATTCCACCTGTCTATTCCAGCTATGTCACCGAGGCTCCGACCACCACGGTGCCAAGGGTGGCTTCGCAACGCGCTCGTCCGTGGACAGAACCTCAGAAACTGCGGCCAGAATTCGCTGCCGAGCACCTTGCCTGGTGCGCGCAGCGCTACCGTTCCTTCGATCCTGCGACCAACAGCTATCGATCCTATAGCGGCAGGACCCGCGAATGCTCTTCGCCGTTCCAGCAGGATATCGCCGAGAGCCATGAAGGCGGCGGCCCGAAAGTCAATGCCCAGGCAGCAGCCCGATGCGCCGCCCGCTATAGATCGTACCGACCGGAGGACAATACATATCAGCCATGGGAAGGACCGCGCCGCAGTTGCGACATGTCGGATCTGGTCGCGACGAGCAATTGA
- a CDS encoding methyltransferase domain-containing protein, whose translation MTVSANIEGAAFAASPPPFGAGVADLYQALLVPILFEPYALEMAIAAERSKPVSVLEVAAGTGALTRALRAKLDPAAEIVATDLSQAMIDVGAPSVTMSRTHWMHADAQDLPFAPLMFDLVVCQFGVMFFPDKPKAHGEAKRVLRSGGHFLFSTWDSLAENDFARCVDECLTSLFPSDPPDFLRRLPYSYFDPTPIKAEVSSAGFEAVSCERLELTSIAATAQDVATAFCRGTPLSGEIESRAPERMSEIVDEVAERLASRYGARPCGSMSALVVSGRAP comes from the coding sequence GTGACAGTTTCTGCGAACATCGAAGGCGCCGCATTTGCCGCGTCTCCCCCTCCGTTCGGGGCAGGCGTCGCCGACCTTTACCAAGCCCTTCTCGTGCCGATTCTCTTTGAGCCCTATGCGTTGGAAATGGCAATTGCAGCCGAACGGTCGAAGCCGGTCAGCGTGCTCGAAGTCGCGGCGGGGACCGGCGCCTTGACACGCGCTCTGCGGGCGAAGCTTGATCCGGCCGCAGAGATCGTTGCCACCGATCTCAGCCAGGCGATGATCGACGTCGGCGCACCATCTGTGACGATGTCGCGAACGCATTGGATGCACGCGGATGCGCAAGATCTGCCGTTCGCCCCTTTGATGTTCGATCTCGTCGTTTGCCAATTCGGCGTCATGTTCTTTCCGGATAAGCCGAAGGCCCACGGCGAGGCGAAAAGAGTGTTGCGGAGCGGAGGCCATTTCCTGTTCTCGACGTGGGATTCGCTTGCTGAGAACGATTTCGCAAGATGTGTGGACGAATGCCTGACAAGCCTCTTCCCGTCGGATCCTCCCGATTTCCTCAGGCGCTTGCCATATTCTTACTTCGACCCCACCCCGATCAAGGCTGAAGTATCGTCGGCGGGATTCGAGGCGGTTTCCTGCGAACGGCTCGAACTGACCTCCATCGCGGCCACAGCACAGGATGTCGCGACCGCTTTCTGCCGGGGCACGCCGCTCAGCGGAGAAATCGAATCGCGGGCGCCGGAGCGCATGTCGGAGATCGTTGATGAGGTGGCCGAGCGGTTGGCGTCCCGCTATGGCGCCCGTCCTTGCGGCAGCATGAGTGCCCTGGTCGTCTCCGGCCGCGCTCCTTAA
- a CDS encoding GFA family protein — protein sequence MASQWTGGCLCGSCRYEFSGDQPHSGYCHCDMCKKATGGPFAVLVQAKVQDLAWTKASPAVYRSSPIAKRGFCGACGTPLFLQYDGDELIRVTVGSLDHPDRIRPAGHYGVESRLAWADCGRGLPEEETQERF from the coding sequence ATGGCGAGCCAATGGACCGGCGGCTGCCTGTGCGGATCCTGCCGATATGAATTCAGCGGCGATCAGCCGCATTCGGGATACTGCCATTGCGATATGTGCAAGAAGGCGACCGGAGGTCCTTTCGCGGTTCTTGTCCAGGCCAAGGTTCAAGATCTCGCCTGGACAAAGGCTTCCCCTGCCGTATACCGATCCTCACCCATCGCGAAACGTGGCTTTTGCGGCGCATGCGGAACGCCGCTCTTTCTTCAGTATGACGGCGACGAACTGATCCGCGTGACAGTCGGTTCGCTCGATCACCCCGACAGGATACGCCCGGCAGGTCATTACGGCGTTGAGAGCCGGCTTGCCTGGGCCGACTGCGGGCGCGGACTACCGGAGGAGGAAACTCAGGAGCGTTTCTGA
- a CDS encoding FAD-binding protein — protein sequence MTIDVPQEILDALTDVDMPRLPPEAPASGVARLAGFDVPIYRAACVVVGSGAAGLRAAVEMKRRGVEVVIISQSAWGGTSACSGSDKQTLHTANTADQGDNYRAMARAIGGGGAMDEDTAYVEAVGSSRMMASLQFLGLPLPQDPLGGTLRYQTDHDEVGRATSCGPRTSRLMVKVLAEEAIRLGVPFYNQTTAVKILTEGAGADRHVAGMLVMRAGDRRQENPLGIALFVSDVIVLAAGGPGELYRDSVYPNGCFGSLGLALEAGVELVNLTESQFGIGTRREGFPWNLSGTYVQAIPHIYSVDGEGAEHHFLAEYYRSTRELASNIFRKGYQWPFHATRMLDFGSSLVDLAIYRETAAGRRVFMDFNRNPLPVPGDLPFSLERLDEDVRLYLGKAGADQEMPIDRLKHMNPLAIELYRRYKIDIAEEPLEFAVNNQHMNGGIMVDSWGRTNLGGCYAVGEAAGTHGVTRPGGAALNAGQVFGTRVAEHIGAGGGAKRAAAGRVPEAAEAGIANLLSALRTESPLTVKAVRSAVQARMSEKAGIICDQRSVRQALVEARKLNAEIRANGVAYGRAAEAVRGVQWRHMALASEAVLSALDFFIRKGGGSRGARAICDAQGEFLPLASVGPLEHYRFRKESEAHRKEQIVVRLEGDEIRLSTRPNRELDESARSFFERDWPAWLTGRIYDLGAGV from the coding sequence ATGACAATAGACGTTCCGCAGGAAATTCTTGATGCACTGACCGACGTCGATATGCCGCGGCTTCCGCCGGAGGCTCCCGCTTCCGGGGTAGCCCGCCTCGCTGGTTTCGACGTGCCGATCTACCGCGCCGCTTGCGTTGTCGTCGGATCCGGCGCTGCCGGTCTGCGTGCGGCGGTGGAAATGAAACGGCGCGGCGTCGAAGTCGTCATCATCAGCCAAAGCGCATGGGGCGGAACCTCGGCCTGCTCTGGCTCTGACAAGCAAACCCTGCACACCGCAAACACGGCCGATCAGGGCGACAATTACCGGGCGATGGCCCGCGCCATCGGCGGCGGCGGCGCTATGGACGAGGACACGGCCTATGTCGAGGCGGTGGGCTCGTCGCGGATGATGGCGTCGCTGCAGTTCTTGGGCTTGCCGCTGCCCCAGGATCCGCTTGGCGGAACGCTGAGATATCAGACCGACCATGACGAGGTCGGCCGCGCCACCAGCTGCGGCCCGCGCACCTCGCGGCTGATGGTCAAGGTGCTGGCGGAGGAGGCGATCCGGCTCGGCGTGCCGTTCTACAACCAGACCACCGCCGTCAAAATCCTCACTGAGGGCGCGGGGGCTGATCGTCATGTCGCCGGCATGCTCGTCATGCGCGCCGGCGACCGTAGACAAGAGAACCCGCTCGGCATCGCCTTGTTCGTGAGTGACGTGATTGTGCTCGCCGCCGGCGGCCCGGGCGAACTCTATCGCGACAGCGTTTACCCGAACGGCTGCTTCGGCTCCCTTGGATTGGCGCTGGAGGCAGGCGTCGAGCTCGTCAATTTGACCGAAAGCCAGTTCGGCATCGGGACGCGCAGGGAGGGCTTCCCGTGGAATCTGTCCGGCACGTACGTCCAGGCAATCCCACATATCTATTCGGTCGATGGCGAAGGCGCCGAACACCATTTTCTGGCGGAATATTATCGAAGCACCCGGGAGTTGGCGTCGAACATCTTCCGAAAGGGCTATCAATGGCCGTTCCACGCCACCCGCATGCTGGATTTCGGCTCGAGCCTGGTCGATCTCGCCATTTACCGTGAGACCGCAGCGGGTCGGCGCGTCTTTATGGACTTCAATCGCAATCCTCTGCCCGTTCCCGGCGACCTGCCATTCAGCCTGGAAAGGCTGGACGAGGATGTTCGGCTCTATCTCGGCAAGGCTGGCGCCGATCAGGAAATGCCGATCGATCGATTGAAGCATATGAACCCGCTCGCGATCGAACTCTATCGCCGCTACAAGATCGATATTGCCGAAGAGCCGCTGGAGTTCGCGGTCAACAACCAGCACATGAACGGTGGCATCATGGTCGATAGCTGGGGCCGCACCAATCTGGGTGGCTGCTACGCGGTCGGGGAGGCGGCGGGCACACATGGGGTAACAAGGCCCGGTGGAGCGGCGCTGAATGCCGGGCAGGTCTTCGGCACCCGGGTGGCCGAACACATCGGCGCCGGCGGCGGGGCGAAAAGGGCTGCCGCGGGACGTGTACCGGAGGCGGCGGAGGCGGGCATCGCCAATCTTCTTTCCGCGCTGCGGACCGAAAGCCCGCTCACCGTCAAAGCGGTCCGCTCGGCGGTGCAGGCACGCATGAGCGAGAAGGCGGGCATCATCTGCGATCAAAGGAGCGTCCGCCAGGCCTTGGTCGAAGCGCGGAAGCTGAACGCCGAAATCCGCGCCAACGGCGTCGCCTACGGCCGCGCGGCCGAAGCGGTCCGAGGCGTGCAATGGCGGCACATGGCGCTCGCCTCGGAAGCGGTGCTGAGCGCGCTGGACTTCTTCATCCGCAAGGGCGGCGGCAGTCGGGGAGCACGCGCGATCTGCGATGCACAGGGCGAATTCCTTCCGCTGGCGAGCGTCGGTCCACTGGAGCACTATCGCTTTCGCAAGGAAAGCGAAGCGCATCGCAAGGAGCAGATCGTCGTCCGGCTCGAAGGCGATGAGATCAGGCTTTCAACCCGTCCCAACCGCGAACTGGATGAAAGCGCCAGATCCTTTTTCGAGCGGGACTGGCCCGCCTGGCTGACAGGTCGCATCTACGACCTTGGCGCTGGCGTATGA
- a CDS encoding sensor histidine kinase translates to MNWLRRWNARSLASQFFIAGGLVSIAAMFLVGILVTHLIEEAVIHNSGAATALYVDSVVAPLLPDMQTESLLDEGSAQALDETLGQGALGRRLVSFRLWRNDGTILYSNDKELVGQKFPLNAKLEKAFAGSLVARYEISDDPESGAERALGKPLMEIYNPVLQPWSGQAVAVLEFYETAEGLGDSLAHARLQSWGAVAALTGVFFLVLSALVFRGSRTIEAQRRDLKERVQELSSLLAENRGLQRRLQRASQRVAALNETYLRSIGADLHDGPAQHIAYASLRLDSDLLINASTEPEAREKELAWIRSSLAEAMTEIRNICSGLVLPQIEKSSITDIVLRVVEAHRHKTETVVETNIDEDGPELAAAVKICIYRFVQEALNNAYRHGGGVQQSVKAVSHNGHVCVEVSDRGDGFDPTEVRPTSLGLVGLRERIDSLGGSFDIKTGEGGTTVTMTFEPMEAGE, encoded by the coding sequence ATGAATTGGCTGCGCCGCTGGAATGCCCGCTCACTCGCCTCGCAATTCTTCATCGCGGGTGGCTTGGTCTCGATCGCCGCCATGTTTCTGGTGGGCATCCTTGTCACTCATCTGATCGAGGAAGCCGTCATTCATAATTCCGGCGCGGCGACGGCTCTTTACGTCGACAGTGTGGTGGCGCCGCTGCTTCCCGACATGCAAACGGAATCGCTGCTGGACGAAGGCAGCGCCCAGGCTCTCGACGAAACGCTCGGCCAGGGGGCGCTTGGCAGGCGCCTTGTCTCATTCAGGTTATGGCGAAACGACGGCACCATCCTCTATTCGAACGACAAGGAACTGGTAGGCCAGAAGTTTCCCCTGAACGCCAAGCTGGAGAAGGCATTCGCCGGCTCGCTCGTTGCGCGCTACGAGATTTCCGATGACCCTGAAAGCGGCGCCGAGCGCGCGCTCGGCAAGCCGCTGATGGAAATCTACAATCCGGTTCTCCAGCCGTGGTCCGGCCAGGCGGTCGCTGTGCTCGAGTTCTACGAGACGGCGGAAGGCCTTGGCGACAGTCTGGCTCACGCGAGGCTGCAGAGCTGGGGGGCGGTCGCCGCTCTCACTGGCGTCTTTTTCCTCGTTCTCTCCGCCCTGGTTTTTCGCGGAAGCCGCACGATAGAAGCGCAGCGCAGGGATCTCAAGGAACGGGTCCAGGAATTGTCTTCGCTGCTGGCTGAAAATCGCGGGCTCCAGCGGCGGCTGCAGCGCGCTTCGCAGCGTGTAGCGGCGCTGAACGAAACATATCTGCGCAGCATCGGCGCCGATCTTCACGACGGTCCGGCACAGCACATTGCCTATGCTTCACTGCGACTGGACAGCGATTTATTGATCAATGCGTCCACCGAGCCCGAAGCGCGCGAAAAAGAACTTGCGTGGATACGCTCGAGCCTCGCCGAGGCCATGACGGAAATCCGCAATATCTGCAGCGGACTGGTGCTGCCGCAGATCGAAAAGTCCTCCATCACCGATATCGTGCTGCGGGTCGTCGAAGCGCATCGGCACAAGACCGAAACCGTTGTCGAAACGAACATCGACGAGGATGGACCCGAGCTCGCTGCTGCCGTAAAGATCTGTATCTATCGCTTCGTTCAGGAAGCCTTGAACAACGCCTATCGCCACGGCGGCGGCGTTCAGCAGAGCGTGAAAGCCGTGTCGCACAATGGTCATGTTTGTGTGGAGGTCAGTGATCGTGGCGATGGGTTCGACCCGACGGAGGTGAGGCCGACAAGCCTCGGCCTGGTTGGGCTGCGCGAACGCATCGACAGCCTGGGGGGATCTTTCGATATTAAGACGGGTGAAGGCGGAACGACCGTGACCATGACCTTCGAGCCTATGGAAGCTGGAGAGTAG